The DNA window TCGGGACGATTCGGGACGGCAAGATCACCGTCGCGGCCGGCGAGACGATTCGCTTCGTGCCGTCCGGCACCGACGGGGACCGCAACGCGATCCCGCTGCCCCATCCGGAGATCTTTGCGGCGATCATGCCGGGCGATCACCTGATGATCGACGACGGCCGCGTGCGCGTTGCCGTCACCCGGCTTGGCGATGATTTCATCGAGGCCAAGGTGATCTTCGGCGGTGCGATCTCCAATCGCAAGGGCGTCAACCTGCCCGGCACGGTGCTCGACCTGTCGCCGCTGACCGCCAAGGATCGCGCCGACCTCGCCTTCGGGCTCGACCTGGGCGTCGACTGGGTGGCGCTGTCCTTCGTCCAGAAGCCCGCGGACCTGTTGGAGGCGCGCGGGCTGATCGGCGATCGGGCGGCGCTGATGGCGAAGATCGAGAAGCCTTCGGCGCTCGAACGCATCGACGACATCATCCGCCTGTCCGACGCGGTGATGGTCGCGCGCGGCGACCTGGGCGTCGAGATCCCGCATGAGGATGTGCCGGGCCGCCAGAAGGAACTGGTGCGCGCCTGCCGGCTGGCGGTGAAGCCGGTGATCGTCGCGACCCAGATGCTCGATTCCATGGTCGCGGCACCCACCCCGACGCGCGCGGAGGCGTCGGACGTGGCAACCGCGATCTACGACGGCGCCGATGCCGTCATGCTGTCGGCGGAATCCGCCAGCGGTTCCTATCCGGTCGAAGCCGTCGAGATGATGGACCGGATCATCCGCAGCACCGAGCACCACAAGCTCTATCGCTCGATCATCGACGCCTCGGCCCCCGACGAGGAGAAGACGGCGCCGCACGCGGTCGCTGCGGCGGCGGCCGGCCTGGCGGACGTCATCCAATCCGCGGCCATCGTGGCGTTCACGTCCAGCGGGACCACGGCAGCACGTATCGCGCGTAAGCGTCCGGCCGTGCCGATCCTCGCGATCACTGCGAACGAGGCCGTCTCCCGGCGCCTCTGCCTGCTCTGGGGCGCCCACAGCGTGCTCTCCGAGGATATCCATACCTACGAGGAGATGGTGGACCACGCCTGCGCCATCGGCCAGACCGAGGAGTTCGCGCGCCCCGACGATCTGATGGTCGTGGTTGCCGGCATCCCCTTCGCCCAGGCGGGGACGACCAACAACCTGCGGGTGGTTCACATCCCCAGGGACTGAGGTCGCGGTTCGGAGTGGGGATCGGCGGCGTCTCC is part of the Aliidongia dinghuensis genome and encodes:
- the pyk gene encoding pyruvate kinase → MRRHRHAKIVATVGPASASPDMLKRLFLAGVDTFRLNFSHGTHDDHAKVHRAIRALETELGRPIGILQDLQGPKIRVGTIRDGKITVAAGETIRFVPSGTDGDRNAIPLPHPEIFAAIMPGDHLMIDDGRVRVAVTRLGDDFIEAKVIFGGAISNRKGVNLPGTVLDLSPLTAKDRADLAFGLDLGVDWVALSFVQKPADLLEARGLIGDRAALMAKIEKPSALERIDDIIRLSDAVMVARGDLGVEIPHEDVPGRQKELVRACRLAVKPVIVATQMLDSMVAAPTPTRAEASDVATAIYDGADAVMLSAESASGSYPVEAVEMMDRIIRSTEHHKLYRSIIDASAPDEEKTAPHAVAAAAAGLADVIQSAAIVAFTSSGTTAARIARKRPAVPILAITANEAVSRRLCLLWGAHSVLSEDIHTYEEMVDHACAIGQTEEFARPDDLMVVVAGIPFAQAGTTNNLRVVHIPRD